The region TTTCGATGCCGGAACAAGTTCGATTCGTTCCGAATATTCCTTCAGTTTTTCGTACGTTTTTTTGATGTCCGGGTAGCTGGAGATTCCCTGGGAGACTGATGGAGGTATAATCGGCCTGTCGTTCACAATTAGCGTCGTGTCCCTGTTCGCATACTGGATGTATCTCAGAGCCTCAGACGGTTCGAGAGCAATGAGATAGTGGGCAGAGCCGATTGGAATGAGGGGTGATTCAGCGTCTCCAATTCTGACATGGACCTCAACACTCCCCCCACGCTGAGCCATTCCGTGGGTTTCTGCAGTAACAACGTTCAATCCTGCCTTAAGAGCCGATCTGGCAAGTATGCCGGAAGTCGTGAGAATGCCCTGGCCTCCCACACCTACCAGAAGAATGTTGACCACATTCATCTTTCCAAATTTAAATTTTCTAATATTTTAATTTTACTGAAGTTATTCTTTGACCCCTTTATTCTTTACAACATCAAAAATTATTTAAATGTCCACTGAACAATGTTATTACATGCTTAAGGAGGTTGTTCTTGACGCTCCTGGAGAGAAGGTATTTTTGCTCGGGAACGAAGCCATTGCCAGAGGTGCAATTGAGGCGGGAATCGACATCTATTCTGCATATCCCGGTACACCATCCTCGGAAATTGTTGATACTCTGAGTCAGGCCTGCAGGTTGCTTAAGGGAAAAATGGACTTCTACCTCGAATATTCTGTGAATGAAAAGGTTGCTTTTGAGGTTGCTGTCGGAGCATCACTTGCCGGAAAAAGGGGAATGTGCGGGATGAAGCATGTTGGAGTTAATGTTGCAGCAGATGCTCTTTTCAGCTTTGCGTACATGGGTGCGAGAGGCGGTTTCGTCTGCATCTCTGCTGACGATCCGTCAATGCACTCAAGCCAGAACGAACAGGACAACAGGTGGTACGGGATTGCCGCGAAAATACCTGTAGTTGAGCCAACTTCTCCACAGGAAGCAAAGGATTATGTCGGGAAGGCGTTTGAAATCTCCGAAAAGTTTGGAGTTCCCGTGATATTCAGGACTGTGACCAGATTAAACCACGGAAGTGGTGTCGTCGAGCTTGGAAAAATTCCGGAGAAAAAACTTGAAAAGGCTGAGTGGAAGAGAAATCCACCAACAGATGTCCTAGTCCCAGGGAATGCAAGAAGGCAGAAGCTGGTTCTTCTTGAAAAAATTGAAAAAGTAAGGGAGTATTTTGAAAAATCGGAGCTGAACTGGATAGAAGGCGGAGATTCTGACAAAGGCGTCATAGCGAGCGGTATAGCTTACAGATATACCAAGGAAGCCCTGAATAGGCTCGAGAAGGATTTGCCTCTCCTCAAGCTATCGACAACAAACCCTCTCCCCGAAAAGCTTGTTGAGGACTTCATATCGAATCTGGACGGTGTTGCCATTGTCGAAGAGCTCGATCCATTTGTTGAGATGCAGGTGAGGGCCATCGCGGGAGAATACGGGGTGGAGATTTACGGCAAGAAAAACGGGCACTTCCCGATGCATTATGAATACACAGTGCACACTGTCGAGAAGGGAATTGCCATGATGCTGGACGAGTCAGCATCTGTTTGCTATGATGAGGTGATTGAAAAGGCAAAATCCGCAAACCAGATGGCTCCACTCAGACCACCGGTTTTCTGTCCTGGCTGCCCTCACGCAGCAAGCTACTATGCAATCAAGGAGGTTGCGGGTGAGGAGGCTCTGCCGAGCGATATCGGATGCTACACCCTCGGCGTTAACAGGCCCTTTGAAGCTGTGGACATCACACTCTGCATGGGAGGAGGCTTTGGAATATCAAACGGGCTCAGCAGGGTTGTTAAGAACAAAGTGATTGCGACTGCGGGAGATTCAACATTTTTCCACGCATCCCTCCCCGCCCTTGTGAATGCAGTTTACAACAGGGCGAATGTTGTGTTCGTCGTTCTTGACAACTCCACAACGGCCATGACCGGACATCAACCTCACCCCGGTATGGATGTGAGGGGATGCGGTGAAGAGGGTCATAGGGTCAGAATAGAGGACGTTGCAAGGGCAGTCGGGGTCGAGTTTGTGGAGGTTGTTAACCCCTACAACATCAGGAAAATGGAGAACGCAATAAAATCGGCAATGGAGCATGATGGCGTGGCTGTTGTCGTTGCAAGGCAGCTCTGTGCAATTCTGTGGAACAGGGAGAGAAAGAGGAAGGGAGTCAGAATAAGGCCGTTCGAGGTTACAGAGGACTGCGTGAAATGCCTGAAGTGCGTCAGTCAGTTTGCCTGTCCGGCGATAGTGTATGATGGCGAGAATGTGTGGATCGATGAGACGCTCTGTGCGGGATGTGGCGTCTGCACTCAGATCTGTCCGGAAAGGGCGATAAAGCCCGCCAGATAATTTCAAAATCTTTTTCGTGCGTTGAAAAATATTTTTCAAATTATTCTTCAGACGTGCTAAAAAGGAAAATATTAAACCTCTTCATGACGATGGAGTCTGTAGTCGGGGATAGCCATGATAGATACACACGTTCACGTCTTTCCGGATAAAATCCTCTGGAGACTGTATGCCTGGATAGAGAAGAAACACAAATCAAAAGCAACTGTCGAGCTTGATGTTGATTCGGTGATAGGAAAACTCCAGAGTATGGGTGTTGAACACTTCTTCAACCTGACACACTCGATAACTCCTGAAATGACGGAAATTCTTGCGGAATGGAATGTGAAGCTCAAGGGAATGATGGACTGTCATGCATTCACCGGATTTCATCAGAATAACGATACTGAGGAGCTTTACAGGATTTTCGAACTGGGAATTGATGGCTTGAAGCTGCATCCCCCTGTTCAGAGGCTTTATCCGGATGGCAGAGAAGCGCTTGAGATCTATGAAATTCTGGATGAACTTGGAAAACCGCTTGTAATCCACACGGGCTACTTCCTTGATAATGGCTTTAAGTACACACTTCCCGAATTTTATGAACCACTCGCTTACAGCTATTCCTTCCCCGTAATCCTTGCACACATGATGGTGGGGAAAACGGAACACCTGCCGAGATTTCTCGATGCCAGGAATAACATATACTCGGACACGTCCCTGGCATTCATAAGGGTCGAAATCACAGACCCTCACTCGGGCGAGAAGGTGAGGTTTTACAGCGACGACGTCAGGGAGGTCGTGATGCAGTATCCGGACAGAATTCTGTACGGCAGCGAGATTCCGGTAATATGGGTGGATCCGGACGAGACTCTCAGAACTCTGAACGAGGAGTTCGATGAGGATACGGTTATCCGGATAACGAGAAAAAATCCGGAAAAGTTTATAAGAAAATATCTGGAGTGAGAAAACGATGGAGATTGAAAAACTGAAGCACCTCCTACAGCACTGGATTGATCACAATAACGAGCATGTCTCCAAATACTTGGAATGGGCAGAAAAGATTGAAGATGAATATCCTGATGTTTCACAGAAGATTAAGGAGAGCATAGAATTTTTTGAGAGCGGTAATCTGAAGCTTAAAGAGGCGTTTGAGCTGATAAGATGAGAGAGGCATTGAAGATAAATCTGGCGGGAATCGAAATGAGAAACCCGCTGATGCTTTCGAGCGGGGTTATGGGCAGCTTTGCCACATCTCTGAACAGGCTCTCCGAGCATGCCGGAGCGGTGGTTACGAAAAGCGTGGGGCTTGAACCTGTGGAGGGCTACAGAAATCCTGCCGTGATCAACTACTCCCACGGGCTGATAAATGCTGTAGGGCTTTCCTCACCCGGGGCAAGGGCTTTTGCAGAGGAACTTGAAGATTACGTGTTTTACGCTCCGCTCGTGGTGAGCCTCTTCGCCTCAACACCCGAGGAATTTGCAGAGCTTGTGAGCTATTTCCCGTTCGCAGATGGCTTCGAGCTAAATCTCAGCTGTCCCCACGCGAAAAATGTTGGGCTTGCGGTGGGCAGTGATCCTGACCTCGTTTACGAGATTGTCAGGGCTGTGAAGAAGCGAACCACCAAGCCGGTTTTTGCCAAGCTCTCTCCGAATGTCAGAGACATCGTCGAAATCGGCAAGGCGGCTGAAGAGGGGAAAGCGGACGGTGTTGTGGCGATCAACACCCTGAAAGGTATGAAAATAGACATATTCGCAAAAAGGCCGATTCTGAGCAACGTGAGCGGGGGAGTGAGTGGAGAGGGGATTAAACCCATCGCCGTAAAATGCGTCTGGGACCTTTACGAGGAACTGAGCATACCTGTCATCGGCTCTGGAGGGGTTACAAGCTGGAAGGATGTCATAGAATTCATGCTTGCCGGGGCAACTGCGGTACAGATAGGTTCAGCGCTCTACTACTCCAACAGGATTTTCTACAGCCTTGAAGAGAGTCTGATAGCATACACGAGAATGACAGGAGAAAGGCTGGAGGACATTGTTGGGATGGCGCACAGGTCATAGCTTTCGAAGTTTCATGGATTGTATTCAAATGCACGTTTGCACTGTCTCGTCCTGCAATGCCAGATGTTCAGGAAACTCTCACCCAGTACACCGTGCCGTCAAACTCCGCCCGAATGTCTCCCCTGTTGTACAGGTAGCTGAGGTAGGCTTTCAGCGTGGCGAGCATTAAGCTGTATTCTGTGAAGTTGTTCAGCCTTATTTCAAACTCTGAACATAGCTTTGCCAGAATTTCATCTGTTGTGCCTTTGCTGATGGAGAGAAGGAATTCCTCCACACGTTCGATGACGTCCAGATTCAAATCGACAAGAGGAGTGATATCTTCTGCCGGTTCTGCATGACACGGTATGTAACGTTCAAAGCTGCTTTTTTCAAGGAATGACAGCGTCTCTCTCTGTTTTTCTATGTCCATGAACAGTGGAATTCTGTACTTTTCCACAACTCTTTCGGAAAACACAGCGTCTGCACAGTAAAGCACCCCATCAACTTCAACACCAATCTGTCCCGGAGAATGCCCGGGAAGCGGAACTGTGGTGACTTTTGTCTTTCCAAAGTCGAGTTCAATCCGGCTGTCAGCGTTTATAACATTGTCCACTCTTGATGGTCTGGCCATGAGGAAGCGGTTCATCATCTCGTTCACGGGATGGGCGGAGAACAGGTAGAGGGGTTCGAGGTAGGGGTATTGAATGATTCCCGCCTCGACTTCTGGGGCATAGACTCTTGCGTCTGTCCTGCTCACCAGGTAACTGTTTCCACCGAAGTGGTCCGCATGTGAGTGGGTGTTGATCACTGCCTCAAGCTTTAAACCGTTCTTTTCGAGAAGCTTCAGTATTTTCCTGCCTGACTCCCTGTCCAGACCGGTATCGACGAGGATTGCAGTATCCTTACTTCGGACAACTCCAACGTTTGTGGGACCGGGAATGAAGCAGGCACGGTCAGAGACCTGCACGAGCTTCATGGAAAAAATTGCATATCCTTCTATTTAAGCCATTCCGGATCATCCATTCCTCAAAGCCAGCGCAGTCCTGAACATGCCGTTTGCAACAATTTATCATTTCAGATACTTTTTTCAGCAACTGCGCATTTTTGCGACAAAATATCAAGGAGGTGGTTGCTTGCAGAGAGAGCACTGGGCCACGAGAGCGGGATTCGTTCTCGCTGCAGTGGGATCGGCCATAGGTCTCGGTAACATCTGGAGATTTGGATACCTGGTTTACAAGAATGGTGGTGGGGCGTTTCTGATTCCGTATTTTGTTGCGCTTTTTATTGCGGGAATAAGCCTGATGATTCTTGAGTTTGCGCTCGGCCACAGGTTCAGGGCAAGCGCCCCACAGGCGTTGAGAGCAATAAATAAAAAATTCGAGTGGATCGGCTGGTGGGCCGTTGTGGGTGGAATGATAATCACGATGTACTACTCTGTGGTGATTGCCTGGGCCTTAGTTTACTTCACCAAGGCATTCACCCTCGCATGGGGCGCTGAGACGAAAGCGTACTACTTTGGACAGATCCTGCAGCTCACCGACTCGCCCTGGAACTTTGGAGGGTTTGCTGTCGAGGTTCTTGTGGCAACCGCAGTTGTCTGGGCGCTCAACTGGTTCATAGACTTCAGGGGAGTTAGGAAGGGTATCGAAAAGGCTAACATGGTTCTGATGCCACTCCTGTGGATTCTGGCCATAATCCTTGTCGTCAGAGCACTGACCCTGCCCGGGGCGATTGAGGGCATAGAATGGTACCTCAAGCCCGACTTCTCAAAGCTTGCAGACTACAACATCTGGCTTTCGGCATTTGGTCAGATATTCTTCACCCTCAGTCTCGGAATGGGTATAATGATTGCTTATGCCAGCTATCTGCCCGAGAAAAGCGACATTGCTAACAACGCCTTCATTGTTGCGCTTGCGAACTGTGCCTTCAGCTTCCTCATCGGCTTTGCGATATTCGGCACCCTCGGCTACATGGCATACGCAACGGGAAGCGAGATTGGTGATGTTGTCGCACAGTCCATAGGTCTCGCGTTCGTTGTTTTCCCGCAGGCCCTCAACATGCTTCCTGCCCTTAAAGTGTTCACGGCTGTGGTGTTCTTCCTTGCACTGGTCGTTGCCGGACTCTCGTCATCCATTTCCCTCGTCGAGGCTGTTGTTGCAGCGGTGATGGACAGGTTCGGCATTGAAAGGAGGAAGGCTGTGAACCTCGTCGTTGGAATCGGATTCCTGGGCAGTCTGCTCTACACGACGAAGGCAGGTCTGTACTGGCTCGACATTGTCGACCACTTCGTGAACTACTACGGCCTCGTGCTTGTTGGGCTGCTTGAGGTCATAGCTGTTGCGTGGTTCTTCGACCTCGGAAAGATCAGGGAACACATAAACGCAGTGTCGGAGATAAAGGTGGGTTCCTGGTGGAACTTTGCAGTGAAGTTTGCCGTGCCCGCAATTCTGCTGGTTCTGCTTGGCTTTGACATAGCCGGCAATTTAAAGGAGCCTTACGGAGGTTATCCCGTCAACGCCCTGCTTGCGGGCTTTGGTGTAATCCTTGCAGGAATGCTGGTCTCGGCACTGCTCTCATGGAGGGGTAGAGATGTCTCCTGATGCAATAGCGATGGGCCTTTTTGGATTCGCCGTGCTGTATGGCGGGCTGGCTTACTTCCTGTACAGGGCGATGAAAGCCGAGAAGGTGTAAATTTTCTATTTATTTTTTGTTTTTGTGGATTCTGGAGATTTTTAAAACATCTGATACATTGTGTGGTTTTACCTGTGTACTGGGGGGTTGAAAAGTAATAAATATACCGGAAAAGAATGGAGATTGTGGGATGGAAGATCGTGCTGAAGCACGAGAACGGAATTGACAGGGTTGAAATCACAGGTGTCGGAGAGGATCCTCACAAACCTGAGGAGATCCTAACAACCTTTAGGGGGAGGAACGGAAAAGCTGTTCTTGAAAAGATCCTTGAGGGTGTCAGGAAGGGAGTTCCAGTTATAGTTCCTGCGTTATCGGACAGAGATCTTTATGCTTATTCCTATCACGCTGGCAGAATTGCGGATGAAGACCCAAGATGGAAGTTTGAATCAAACCTGCCTGAGATAAGTATTTCAGAAGAGGAAGATGGAGAAATGTTGATTACCTGAACTGTTAATATTTGAGAGGTTAGCTGTTTCCAGCCTCTTTCACTCTCTTAAAAATCAAATTTTTAGCCATGTTTTGAATTGTGCATAACTCGAGATTGAGAGAAGAGAGTTGAGCCAATATGTCAAAATTCTATTCAATGATTACGTCATGTGGTAGAAGTTCCAGTGAAGTTCTTTTTGCTTATGATCACATTGATGACCATGTTTGCTGTTTTATCTGCTATCTATGCTTCAGAAGTATTAATTTGGTGACATTAATTTGGTGACTTATTTTTTTTAAGTTTTTCAGCATTGTAGAACCTCCAAGCTCCATGTAATAAGTACGCCGCACCTACTATTACAAACATGATGGACCAGAGCCAATAGTTCGGAGTTGGTGGTTGCAGCGACAATCCAACAGCGTAAATAACAAATCCGAATCCTATAGACATCGCACCAATCCCAATTGAAACTTCTGTGGATGACTTTAGCTCTCTTTTAAGTTCTTCGAATCTATTATCCAGCTCCTCAAGATACTTCTCGAATATTTCCTCATTTTTCATATATGTCTCTTTGAAAATAACCCGGATAAAAAGGTACTGATGACTCTACAACTCATCAGACAATCGATATAATAAATCCAAACCTTCTCAGCAAAATTTTTACACCATCCGCAGGCTTAGTTAGACTGCGTGGTTTCATTAATATCGGTTAATTCGGCTTATTCCAGTAAGAGAAATTACTTTCAATCCCTTAAAGGTCTGATTTCAACGAGCTGGCCACAACTCACCAGCCACACTCGACGAAGCTTTCAATCCCTTAAAGGTCTGATTTCAACGAGCTGGCCACAACTCACCAGCCACACTCGACGAAGCTTTCAATCCCTTAAAGGTCTGATTTCAACCAGCTGGAGCACCCACACATTTGCGCTCGTACTTCTCGGTGCTTTCAATCCCTTAAAGGTCTGATTTCAACACAGCGTGAGGTTCACGTAGGTCTGCGGGTCTATAACGACTTTCAATCCCTTAAAGGTCTGATTTCAACCAGTTACATTCAGGGTCAGGTACGACACCCCAAATGGCTTTCAATCCCTTAAAGGTCTGATTTCAACTTTCTCAGCATCGCAAATAGGGTTGCCCAAGAATTCGACTTTCAATCCCTTAAAGGTCTGATTTCAACGGAGAGCCGGGTGGTGAGTCTGAGGGAGGCGATGGACCCTTTCAATCCCTTAAAGGTCTGATTTCAACTGCGTGGAACAGAACTGCATCATTCGTGATTGAATCAACCTTTCAATCCCTTAAAGGTCTGATTTCAACGAGGAAGTCTATTCTGAGATCACTGAGGTTGCCTTCACTGGATGAAGTTGAAGCTGGGCTGAAGGCTTTCAATCCCTTAAAGGTCTGATTTCAACCTCCGGTAATATTCCCCCAAATTCCTTTAAAAAGCTTTCTTCTCGCTTCTTTCATTTAAATACTGCAGCGAACCCCCAGTGATGCAGGTCATTTATAACGTTATGCGACTTTTATTCCGGAGTTTGTTTTTGAATTCGGGTTATTTAGAAGGTTCTATTCTGAAATTGATTAATTCTGTCTGGGGAGAGAAGGGAGATAAAAATAATCTGGCCCGAATTCTGGAAAGAAGGAAGTGAAAATTAAAAGGTTTTACTATAAAAATGATGGATTAAAAGATTTGCGACGGTCTTAAAAAGTTCTGTTGCGGTAGTGGCGGCACCAGAATTTGTTGAGCTGGAAATTGCGGGATATGAGCGTGAGTTACTGACTCTCATTTCTAATTCGCATTTTGTAAGGAAAAGTTTAAATTCCGAAAAGAATTATTCAGAAATGGTGATAGAAATGTCTGAGGAAAAAATTATAGAGGTTTTGAAGAATGCCGGCAGGCCACTGAAAACTGCAGAAATCGCAGAGCTTGCTGGAATGGACAGCAAAGAAGTTTCGAAGATTATAAGCAAGCTCAAAAAAGAGGGTAAGATTGCAAGCCCGAAAAGATGCTACTATTCCGTTCAATCCTAATTTCTTAGGGGAAATCTGGATATATTCAGTATCCGCAATTTTATTTTGTGAAGTCCCTCATCCCAAAAATGCACGGTGCAACGTCAATATGGCTGTCGGCTCTCCTGGTCTCGGCATTTAAGTTGGAGCCGCTTGAATTTTTGGCCTCAGTCTCACTAATCTTTGCCATCGCTTCAGGTCACAATATTGTTTTCAAAGGTATTAAATCACGGGTCGATTATGCCGTGGTTCTGATTTTCGCAACACTCGCCGGAATTACAGCGCTGAACAATCCGTATATTGCCCTGTACGCAGTTCCTTTTGCCCTTTCTGTTGCATTTCGAAGGGATTTCAGGAAGTATGTTGTTTTTGCATCCATTCTGACGACCCTGCCCGCAGCTTACATTGCAAACCCGAAAACAATCATTCTGTTCATCTCGTTTGCCTTTGCATCTGTTCTTGTCGCAGATTCGAGAATATATTCTGACAGAAGAACCCTTATTGCTGGAATTGTGGTGTTTTCTCTGATCTCTGCCCTTGTGGACAACAGACTCATTCCGTTCACTTTCCTGCTCGCCATCCCTGAGGTTCTTGACTTCAAAACTAAAACTCTCGGCCTGTATCTTCTGGCAATCCTTTTGAGTTTTTCAGCAGTCCTTGTTTTTATGGGATGAACCCGTAGATATCTTTTATGTGCTTGATGAGCGTTCTTTCGACTCTCTTTATCTTCGACACAGGGATTTCTGCTGCTGATGGGCAGAAATCGTGAACCACTGCTCTTTTTTTATCCACATCATAAACGACCGGATACAGTCTGCACCCGAGAGGTCTGCTATCGTATATGCTGCATTGGCCATCTTTCAAAAAGAGACACTTTCCATCTATGTTCCTGAGAATTCGCACACCATCAACTTCGACGCTGAAATCATTTCTGTCATAACCGAGAGATTCGATCCTTTTCAGGTCTCTTTCGCTGAGCTGCATCTCTGTTTCAACACAGCATTCGTGGCATCCCTTATCAGTGCAGTTCAGCCTGATCTCCATGCATCCCCCTCAGAAAATCCCCAAGTTCAGCTTTGTAGGATTTTGCCACCTTCTCGAGCATTTTATAGGTGTTCGTGGAATACTGAATCGCCTTTTTACTTGCATAGGCGAGTTCGGTCGGAATGTACCTTCTTGCAAGTTCCCTCAGGAAATACTTCCTGATCACTCTTCCGCTCTCCCTGTATATTTTGAATTCAACAGGTATCGAGAGAGCAGATTCTATGATATCGAAATCAAGGTAAGGTGTGTGGAGCTTCATCTCGTTGATGTAGGACAGCTTTGCATCTCTCACAAGATTGTTGTCTCCGATGTTGAGTATATCCTCTAGCAGAGCCTTTTCCAGGCTTTTTCCAATAAGGTTCTCGTACCTCTTGTACCCTCCGAAAAGCTCATCCGCTCCCTGACCGAATACAATTTCAGTAAATCCGAGGGATTTTGCATAGTTCATTGAGAGGTATATCGGCAGGGCTATTGAGACCTGCAGAGGGTTGGAAGTCTCGATTGCGGTTATCACCGCGGGGAGAGTGTTCTTTAGTGTCTCCAAGTCGAACCTGAATATGTCCACATCTTTTCCAAGAAGTCTGGCAGCATCTTTAATTCTTTTTTCCTCTGCCTTGGAGGCTGTAACAGCAATAAGCGGCACATCGTAGAAATATGCAAGGAACGACGAATCGATTCCGCCCGAAAAACTCAGGCATGCGTTCCCAAACTTCTTTTTTTCAAGAGATTCAATTATCCTCTCCTCGATAACGGGTTTATCAAATTCACCGGGTTTTATCACTTCGAAAAATTCAGTGATTTCCTGGAATATCACCTCTCCATCGTATCCCAGCTCGAGATATTCACCCGGCAGGACCTCTCTGAATTCAGGCACGAATTTTTTGAAGTTTGAAACTGCAAGGCGATCGTTGTAGTACAGTGGTTTGGAGCCGAGAATGTCCCTTGTTAGGATAACTCTGTCGGACTTAAACGAAACTGCGTAAAACAGCCCCCTGTGATTTTTCACGATATCTCTGTTTATTTCGGTGTTTTCGACTCCTTCGTAGAAGGATAAACCACGCTGTTTCGTTGGATACCTTTGTTCGACTCCCAGACCATTCAGTTTTCCGTTCTGGATGGTTGGGCTTATGACTATGGACATTTTACTGTGCTATCTTGAAATCCGGGTATATTAATTTTTGCAAGACCTGCCACACTTATCCCGGTGTAAAAACACAGAATTGACTTTTCAGAATTGCAAACTTTTGGGTTGCACACGGGATTTGATGCTGCTGCAGTGATGTATATTTCCATGTCAAACTGATCCTGTAACTTTTTTAATTCTTCAGGCCTGGATGGGCGGAAATCTGCTGGAGCGGAGATATTCCAGTGGAAAAGGTGGGGTGGGGGGTAGAAGCTTACAAGAACGTAATTTTTCGAAAGGTATATATGAATTTCAAGTGGAATTTTCGTGGCATATCATGTAAAATAACTGCCGGAGGTGTCTGTATGGAGAAAAAAATCAGAGTTCTTATTGCAAAACCGGGTCTTGATGGTCATGACAGGGGTGCAAAAGTGATTGCAAGGGCTTTGAGGGATGCCGGTTTTGAGGTCATATACACCGGAATAAGAAGGACGCCTGAAGAAATTGCCGAGACAGCTCTGCAGGAAGACGTGGATGTTATCGGTCTCAGCATCCTGAGTGGAGCACATCTTGAATTGATCCCCCTCATAATGGATGAGCTGAGGAAGAGGGGAATAGAACCCAACAGAGATATTGTCGTTCTCGTTGGAGGAATAATCCCTCCGGAAGATATACCTAAGCTGAAGGAAATGGGCGTTGCTGAGGTTTTCATACCCGGCACGCCGATGTATGAGATTATAGACTTCATTAAGAGGAGTGCAGGTGAAAAGGTGATAGCATGAGTTTTGAAATCAGGAAAATTGATCATATCGGTATTGCGGTAAAAAGTCTGGATGAGGCT is a window of Geoglobus acetivorans DNA encoding:
- a CDS encoding cobalamin-dependent protein, yielding MEKKIRVLIAKPGLDGHDRGAKVIARALRDAGFEVIYTGIRRTPEEIAETALQEDVDVIGLSILSGAHLELIPLIMDELRKRGIEPNRDIVVLVGGIIPPEDIPKLKEMGVAEVFIPGTPMYEIIDFIKRSAGEKVIA